In Thunnus thynnus chromosome 4, fThuThy2.1, whole genome shotgun sequence, the DNA window TAATATCACTATAACGTTTGCCATGTTGATTTTCGTAACTAGATGATCTAAATTTATGAATTTTACTTCATAGTTCAACTTGCAAAGGGATACCCTCTTCCCGCAATTGGAAAGATGAAGCTTGTGAACACTAAGCTTCAGATCCTGAAGGTCAGAAACATTATATTTTCTACAGAACTGCATGTTTTTGAGCCAGCTGAATGTTTATACCTTGTACTTGATACAAACACAGTTGATATCTAATTGATCAACAGAACTCATCATCTCAAACCTGTTATTaaatgctgctgttgtgttttatttttaggaCTACATGCTGATTGGGACAGATGTGCAGTTTTCAGGTTGAACAGCTTTTTTTGGGAACTCCATGGAGTCATTTCCACACTGGGGCATGCAGCTATGGAGGCACGACCACAGCAAGAGCGCAACTACCTGCCAAATTTCAAAAAGGAACTCAATGATGTACAAATATTAACTTCTCCTACAAGCTTGAGAAACGCAGTCCTCCAGTTTgcatttgtgcttttttatagctttttttttatattgtttctcttttgttaaATCAGTAAAATATGAATTCAGGTCATGTTATTTTCTCCATCTAAAATGTAGATGAGGGCAGTGAACTTTTCCAACAGGGTTACAGAAGTCCTGTCATAACAGGAGACGGTCTGCAGGATGGGACTTTGCTGTTGTCACCATAATCATCTTTTTCGAAATAACATGCTCCTTCCAAAGCAGATCACAGCACTTTCTGCTGCTGACTTGAGGCAAATTCTTTCTTAAAGTTTTCTGACTTTGTAGCTCGCAGAGTGATTCTAAAAATGTGCTGATCCACgacatttttactgcagtttggGCAATCCAATAAAAAATGCAATGACATCAATAAAGTATCACTGCtaacaccaaaataaaacagctgtAGCATGTATGAAACGAACGGTATGgtttaaatatgtttcagtATCTTAAGCAGTTTAATATGTacatacacattacacatagtgAGTACTGACTGTATTAATAACACAATGCAGTTTTCATAGCTCATCTTTCATCAGATATGAACTTGAGTCCAATGTGACTGTGTGAGATGCAAGAATCCCCGTATAAACAGTCTCCACATGTCTTCAAAGTCAGATGACAAGAAGAGGTgtgccagatttttttttaaaaataagagtTTATTTCTTGTGGTGTCACCTGTGTCAATCAAGGGCATGTCTTCATCATGGTTGTGTCTGAGGCCACGTGTTCATCAAGTTGGTGGCTAGGTAGAGTCTCATAGTGCATCATGGTGCCTCTCAGGGAGCTGTGACTGAGGGCTTCACCTCTCAGGCTCTGGGAGTTAGCTGACAATATCTACACGAAAGATcaagaaaacagacatgaataACTGAATTAATAAATACCAGATATCAGATAATGCTTTCACACTCTTGACCGTGTTTAAAACAGAGCAGCCTTtgatcaaaaaacaaaaaaacatgtaaaaaagcCACTTTGAAATACCTTACTCAAAATGATATAGAGTGTAAGTATATTGTATGTAACCAATATCTGTGTTGTAAACTGTGTTGACTGTTTACAGCTGCACTATCTGTATGAACCAAACCCCACCTTCACCAGCACATAGTCTCCAGCACTGATGGGTGCAGTGTTAGACTCTGCAGGCTGAACGGCAACATCCTGTTTGGGGAAAATCACTTTCATGTTGCCATCAGTTCTACCACACAGGTCCTTGGCAGATCTTTTACTTTCCTGTGTGAAAATGGAAACCAGAAATGAACAGTGGTGCCTGGTACAGTAACCTGGTACAAAAGGTTCAGATGAAAAAGATCCAACACTGATTTAGGGGAAAATAACAAACTATTGTTATGTCCTCTGCTCCTGTTTAGGGTGATTAAGTGAGGTATAATATCCATTTATCCATTTTCTAAACTACTTATCccatgaaaagtgacagcagGATGTTAACATTCCTGAATGTTGAACCCTGTGTGCCATGCATCATGCATGCAGTACTTACTCCCTCCACCAGGACAAGCTGTGTGCTGCCGATGAGAGCAGCGTTGACCCTGGCAGCTTCCTCTCTGAACACACTGATACACTCCTGCAGCCTCCGCTGCTTCACCTCTGCCGGCACGTCATCCTGTAGCCGATGGAAGGCTTGGGTTTTCTGAGCAGGACAACCAGATGAGAGCAGGTGAAACTAAATTTTAAAACTAGATCACTTCTGGAAAAAACACTTTGGAAAATAACAGTATAGATTTAATTCTAAAATCCTGATAAGAGAGTATTTCTGTGGTGTAACACACATTAAAATTCCACAAGGACTCACCTTTCTCATACTGTAGGCGAAAAGGAATCCCACATTGTAGCCCACTTCCCTGATCAGAGACAGAGTCTGCTGGTGGTCCTCATCTGTCTCACCACAGAAGCCTGAGATGAAGTCACTGCTGAGACTCAcctctgacacacagacagacacgtCATTCCTGGTTAACACAGACCACACTACTTGAGTTAGGGGATAATTGTGGCAGTATTTAGATCCCTACCTGGGATAATTCTCTTAACGTTCTGCACAAGATCAAGGTAGGCCTCTCTTGTGTAGctgtaaattgtaaatgaaaagaCTCATATTGAACACTTACTGACATTTTAAGAACCTGTTGCAACTGCATCACTTGACAGTTTAGAGAAGTCTTGTGGTTTCTTACCCACGGCGCATGGCTTCTAGGACCTGACTGCTGCCACTCTGGGCTGGAAGGTGGACCTGCTTACAAATGTTCCCTCGCTCCGCAATTAGATGCAAAACCTGCAGATACAGATACACAAAAAGAGGCACTGCTTTGTTGTAAAATCACACTTGATCATTTTTTTGCCATATGTAATCAAACATCTATATTTGAGTAGGTGTATTCAGAAGCCATGTCCGTAACCTGCCGTGTAAGAGTTAACGTGAATCATGTACCTCATCAGGAAAATCTTTGGGATGTGGGGAAGTGAATCTAATCCTCATATCAGGATCGATTTGTGACACTCTGTCCAGCAGGTCAGAGAAGCGCAGACCTCCCCGTTTGGTTCGGTAAACGGTCTTAAAGCCGCGGCTCAGCTTGGTAAGGTCAGCGCTGCAGAACTGTTCTTCTGACGTGTCTCTGTAGCTGTTCACGTTCTGACCCAGTAGTGTCACCTCCTTCACGCCCTgacaagacacacacaacacacacacatttgtcaaGGAGTCCGGACACTACTTACTCACTGatataaatgttcattttcagtGAACTTAAACTAGCGATTAACCTCACTTTATTTTTGAGGGCAGAATCATCTATGATTTCTGATATAGCCTTATGAATTTCAAGCAGCAGTTGTGTGTTCCCTAATTAGATAAATATTATTGTGCAATAGCCCTTTACAATAAAACCCATCAGCTATAACAATGACCTAGCTTGCCTTCCACCTCAAGTATTACTACCATAACTTGCCTGGTCAGAGAGCATACGAACTTCCTCAAGAATGGAGCTGACAGGTcgactcctctctctccctcgggTGAAGGGAACAATGCAGTAACTGCACATGTTGTCACAGCCTCGCATGATGGACCTACCAGGGCAAAGGATGCAGAAAATGTGAAGAAAGTGCTGTAGAAAATGAGACTAACAGGAGGTGGTGTGAGGGGCAAATAACTCCTCCAAAAACCATAGTTGCTCAGTAAAACAACTTACACAAAAGCACTGTGTCCCTGAGGAGCATGGTGCACAGGCATGATGTCAGCGTAGGTCTCCTCTAGTGACAGCAGCACATTGCTTGCCTGTTGACCTCCGTCAGCTACAGTCAAGAGGCGAGGAAGGTCACGGTAGGCATCAGGACCGGCAAGAACATCTACAAGTTTCTCCCGCTCCAAAAGCTCCGTCTTCAGCCTCTCTGCCATGCAACCTGGACAAACACACCCATTCATACATCTTTGTAGCGTCTGTAAGACAGACGCAGTGTGCAGTAGTGAACTTACTTACCTAAAATCCCAATTTTCATCGGTGTGTGGGTCTTTAAGCGCTTCTTCTTCATGGCTGTCAGTTGTTGTAATCTATTCCAAATAGTTTGTTCAGCTTTTTCTCTGTTAACAGAAGAGTTTATGTGTCTTTGTTACTTCATTAGTGAGATGTGTTGTACAATAATACAAATGCAactaaaaaaacagagaatgatATTTTGAGGACAGTTCTTTAGAGTCTGCAATATTATTTTACCTTATGGAGCATGTTACCAGAAGGACAACATCCGCCTGCattaataaagacattttaagttaACTGTGTTGACAGATGTGATattaaaatggtaaaatataaataagagCTCAGCTGTACCTCATTTAAGTGGACTGTGCGATGATATCCCTTCCTCTGAAGAATGGACCAGGCTATCTCTGTGTCGTTTACATTCATCTGACATCCATAGGTTTCAAAATACACTGGACCAAGACAAAACACCAGTTTAACATTTATCCCAAACTATCCAAATTAACTTTGCTGATGGATTTCAGCCATGCAGACTAACCTTTCCTTGAATTCCCCATCTCCAAGTCCTCAGACAGATAACTGTGTTTGTCAGAGTATTCTCCGTCTGCAACATAAGTCTGCTTAACTGAAATTCCTTTAACAAAATCCTGAAAACTTGGACCAGAGGATATCTGAGTCTTGAATTTATCTAGCGTTGCCCTCTTCTCTCCTGAAGTTACACCAGTTTTTGCTAAATTACAGCAATATCTGGGCTGTAAACACCTGACAGGTATCAAGTGTTGGGGAGCAGAAAACAGAGGTTTTAAACTCCTGAGGTGGTCCATGTTTGGTTAGCTAGCTGCACTCATGTCAAGAGCAAACACTTGATAACTGTCGGATTTAGCGCTTATTAACCTCAGCAGCAATACACTGTGGTTAGCTGCTGCTAGCACTCTCTAGCTACCGTGTTGTTTGGTTTTCTTACTGATTAAATTACTGTTTGAACACTACTGTAACTACTCCGGGTAGCTTGTTGGTTAAATGTCATTCAAGCACTCATGTCATGTGCCCAAGATGTCTGAATGTCAAGAGGACAATCCTCTCTTTCCAAAGTAACGTCATAAAAACCCGGAATAAAAAGACTTAACTgtcaaaaactacaaaattgGTCggtaataataaatagtaatagtAATGGCGTTGATTTCGGCTTCGATAGAAAGAAAATGAGCTCTGTAGGAGATAATATAGCAGATAATTCAGCTGTCATGAATATTCGTGCTCGACGTCAAACCCAGTTCAACTGCACGtgcataaaacaaaagaaaaaaatatctttttttcttttaatgatttttagaAATGTCTTTGCTAAATTTACTAAGATGTTAAACAAACATTGTATGGTTAAGTTCTGATGGCCATGTCAGAAAAAAGGATGGTTCAGTACGTAACGGCGGCCTGCTCGGCAAGGACGGAAGTACACGACAGAAAGTCCTCTTGCTTCTCGACTGTCCGTTAGTCAAAAAAGCCCCCCAGTACGTCCAACTTTACGGTCcgtctatttaaaaaaaaatctcgaCTTGAAACATGTGAATACATCTCATCCAGCCCTGAACACTAACACTTACCGGTTAGAGATACAGATAACGCTTAGTTTTCTTGTTATGGTATAAACGGTGGGATTGGGcgtaacaataaaataaaaaatggtttaatttcaGTAACTTCACCTCATAGAGGTTATCACAGTGACAGAACATTAGGCTAATGTCTGTTTTATCCTGATTGCTATTAACCACATTTATGGCACTGAGTGCATGCAGAGTGAACACAACATAACGCCCCCAAACAATGCAGTCTGTAGCCTGCTGCAATAATTAACTGCTAATGAAacattgttcatgtttgttAAGAATTTGTTAAGAATTATTTGTTTGAGTTATATTCTAATTTTTCAAGCCATAGTTTGTAGTCTCATTTACCCAATTGACAATATCAGACATGTCTAAATATAATGCTTAATAATAttagtttgcttttgtttttccttttttcactcCATTGAACACAATCTTGAATGTTGAAATGAGAGTCTAGTATGTCCCTGCATCCCATTTTTGGAAGAATTTGCGTAATGGATGTATAAACAGGGTATGGTAATGCATCTCATTATTTTTATCTCcacatatataatatttttttctgatttatttgcaacaaattgctttttttcattataatataCTATGTAGCATTGTGCAAATATTTGTTATCTATTCTTTTTCTTATATTCTGAATTTTGTGGTCGAGGATCCTTTCAAAAATGAGATGGTGCATCTCAAGGGGTTCATTCTCTAAttcaattttgaaataaatattgtaaaccTTGTGCAACATACTGTACTCATACAGGTACTTTTTATAATGCCAATAGACCAAACCtggaatttaaatgtaaatttaaggaacagagagagggagacaaaaagagagagagagcatgcaGAGAGCTCATcttaaggagagagagagagaaagagagagagagagtgatcaTGTGTGAGGTGGGAGTGACTGGAAGCTACAGGTTGAGTATAAACTGACCATGGATGCAGGGATAACAAACAGTAGTGTTCCAGCGCTGCGTCTGTCCAGTCTTCCCTGACAGTGAGAGATGATGAGAGTGAAAGGCACCGAATAAAGAGGAACTGCAGGGACGCTCAGAGTTCACACACAATATCTAGGTAACTCTGACAACACCGTGTACATGtattgtgtatatgtgtctACATTTAACACCTGTGCTTTGATCATTTGGAACATGTTCAGTGAAGTTTGGATATTTTCCATCGCCGGATACATCTCTGTCTGCTGCAACTTCAGACGTTTCTGCAGAGTGATGAGACTGGTTGGAGGGAAACTGTggtttcagcatttttttaatgtaatttctaCTCCTGTCATTTATTCTAGCTGTCCATTCTTCTCCAGGACTAGCTGTGATGATGGAGAAAGctgcactgctgctgttttgttgccTGGTCATGTCTTTATCAGGCTCTCCGCTATACCCATCCATTAGGTAAGTCCGGACAGATTTACTAAAAATGTTCATGTCTTGTTCATTTCCATTACTGATTTTCAGGAGTATTAGTGAAGTTATTTAAATGGTTTATGATGGGTTCATTCAGCTGTTCAGATTTGTAGACACTCAGAATACTGAACAAAGTGATTTTTTCCATAGAGAACAGCTGAAATGGTTAGAGAGCCTTATCGGGTGAAA includes these proteins:
- the cdk5rap1 gene encoding CDK5 regulatory subunit-associated protein 1, with product MDHLRSLKPLFSAPQHLIPVRCLQPRYCCNLAKTGVTSGEKRATLDKFKTQISSGPSFQDFVKGISVKQTYVADGEYSDKHSYLSEDLEMGNSRKVYFETYGCQMNVNDTEIAWSILQRKGYHRTVHLNEADVVLLVTCSIREKAEQTIWNRLQQLTAMKKKRLKTHTPMKIGILGCMAERLKTELLEREKLVDVLAGPDAYRDLPRLLTVADGGQQASNVLLSLEETYADIMPVHHAPQGHSAFVSIMRGCDNMCSYCIVPFTRGRERSRPVSSILEEVRMLSDQGVKEVTLLGQNVNSYRDTSEEQFCSADLTKLSRGFKTVYRTKRGGLRFSDLLDRVSQIDPDMRIRFTSPHPKDFPDEVLHLIAERGNICKQVHLPAQSGSSQVLEAMRRGYTREAYLDLVQNVKRIIPEVSLSSDFISGFCGETDEDHQQTLSLIREVGYNVGFLFAYSMRKKTQAFHRLQDDVPAEVKQRRLQECISVFREEAARVNAALIGSTQLVLVEGESKRSAKDLCGRTDGNMKVIFPKQDVAVQPAESNTAPISAGDYVLVKILSANSQSLRGEALSHSSLRGTMMHYETLPSHQLDEHVASDTTMMKTCP